In a single window of the Planctomycetota bacterium genome:
- a CDS encoding DUF86 domain-containing protein, which yields MRDARLFLEDILAAIDSIKVFVAGMNYRAFERDDKTLSAVVRKFEIIGEATKAIPDSIRQRHPEIPWKEMAGMRDRLIHAYFGVDPVLVWGAIRKRLPALRRSIEAILEPGRGVS from the coding sequence ATGAGGGATGCCAGGCTCTTTCTCGAAGACATCCTCGCCGCCATTGACAGCATCAAGGTATTTGTCGCGGGGATGAACTACCGGGCGTTTGAAAGAGATGACAAGACGCTGAGCGCCGTGGTGCGTAAGTTCGAGATCATTGGTGAAGCCACCAAGGCCATCCCCGACTCGATCCGCCAGCGACACCCCGAAATCCCCTGGAAGGAGATGGCCGGAATGCGGGATCGGCTGATCCACGCCTACTTCGGGGTGGACCCCGTACTGGTCTGGGGGGCCATCCGCAAACGACTGCCTGCCTTGCGGCGCTCCATCGAGGCCATCCTG